The sequence gattaagtGAGGCTTGAAAGCCACTTAGTGAGAATCTTTGAAGTGGAGTCAGTAGTGTTTCTTACTTTTAGATAGTGATATACTTATTAGGTATATAATTACCAAAATCATTTTAGGCATAGCTGAAAGAGTATCATAGCCGAAATGGATCAGAAAAAGGGGGATTCGTTTTAGGTTCTGCTGTAGTCACGTCACCATGAGCAAATTAATGTAGATCCTCTTTTTCCCATGTGAAATATTTGGAGATAATTCTTCCCTACTCTGTAGAGTTATGgtaagaaatcaatgaaataaggAGTGTGCTCTTATATTGCTAATAAATATTGATACTGCTTCTAGTATTATACCAGTTCATTTATTAAAAGCCTTGCCTCTGTGAAACTTTGAGTGACATAGAGAACTTCTTGCTTTGTCCTCATTTGCAATTAACATCTTATTTACAGAATTTGGAGGTTTTGGCTCGGTTAGTGGAAAAATTGAAATAGAAATCAAGATCAACCATGAAGGAGAGGTAAACAGGGCACGCTATATGCCCCAGAATCCTTGCATCATTGCAACAAAGACTCCATCCAGTGATGTTCTTGTTTTTGACTATACAAAACATCCTTCTAAACCAGGTATCTTCTCTCTTCTATTCAAATACAAATGATATATCACTACAGGAATACATTGCTTCTCTCAGTTTTAATTGCTAACTTATTCTTTGTGTATCTTAACATCCTGTGAATTATGTTGGTATGTGTGGGTACTACCTCTTCATCCTTCTTCCCTACATCTggaaaaagaaattgtttttttatataGAACAGAATGTACCGCTTTTAAATATTATCTGTTTGGTCATAGTCtgtatttcttataaaaaataagaGCTTTAGACCTCTTGATAAAAATTTCATTATGCTAAGTAGGTCCAGTGAGGCAGTGGACTGGATAGTCTTGATGTGTCTGTCACTTTGTAGACCCTTCTGGAGAGTGCAACCCAGACTTGCGTCTCCGTGGACATCAGAAGGAAGGCTACGGGCTTTCTTGGAACCCAAATCTCAGTGGGCACTTACTGAGTGCTTCAGATGACCACGTGCGTATCCTTGCCAGTGTGAAGCACATCTGGGCTAGTTGTATCAGTGTTTTTCCTCTGGGGTATATGAGGAAGTGAGActctttcttttatataatagttcatttttctcatttaagacCATCTGCCTGTGGGACATAAGTGCTGTTCCAAAGGAAGGGAAGGTTGTGGATGCGAAGACCATCTTCACAGGGCACACGGCGGTAGTAGAGGATGTCTCCTGGCATCTGCTCCATGAGTCCCTCTTTGGGTCGGTTGCTGATGATCAGAAACTCATGATGTGAGTTGAATCCATCTTTTTCTCAATATATTATCTAAGTTATATAATATTTGACTATCCATttcaagcttttttttccccctgttttttttttctttcactgaagcTGGGATACTCGTTCAAACAATACTTCCAAACCAAGCCACTCAGTTGATGCTCACACTGCTGAAGTGAACTGCCTTTCTTTCAATCCTTATAGTGAGTTCATTCTTGCCACAGGATCAGCTGACAAGGTTAGTGTGATTTACTTTTACAAAAAGACATAGGGTGGATTTCTCTGGCTTCTTTTGAATGCACaaagatcttttagttgtggattttctttttctcattaaaaaaaatttttattgattactcttgctttccttttttgtaCATAAGACTGTTGCCCTGTGGGATCTGAGAAATCTGAAACTTAAGTTGCATTCCTTTGAATCACATAAGGATGAAATATTCCAGGTAAGAGAAACTAATGCTCCTAGTGTTTTTAATCAACCTTATGCCTGACGTGTGTCTCTTCCCTTATTTCCATTCGTTTGTAACTTGCCATATCTATTATAGTTTCACAGTTCAGTCCTAAAGTACCGACTCCCAAGTTTTCTGCCTAATCAGTTTAATTAAGCTCCTTTCTTAATATGCAGAGCCCTCTGACTcagttcaagaaatatttgttacatTATGTTCAAAACTGAATGCACAGGCACTGCCTGTAATACTGAAAGTACTTGGGTAAATTGTGTGGGTGAGCTGTACTTTAGTTCTTAGGTCAGTGTTGGATAACGTTtggcatttatttgtttgttttggctgcgtCAGCTTGCCATTGCAGGCTTCTTCTGTTGCATTGCACAGGCTTCTCTAATTGTGGCTTGTGGGTTTTTGTTGCCCtgtggtatgtaggatcttagtccttgatcagggatcaaacattTGTCCCCTACATTGTAGGGGGGGCGgtttaaccaatggaccaccagggaactcccctctCCTTAGTTTTCtaattgatagattttttttcttaacctatAGGTTCAGTGGTCACCTCACAATGAGACCATTTTGGCTTCCAGTGGTACTGATCGTAGACTGAATGTCTGGGATTTAAGGTATGTCTTGTTAAATTACTCTTTGTGAAGTTCTTTTTTTATACTTTCCAGAATTACTCAAggtaaatttaacttaaaaaaaaaaacttttttgtgcTAGTAAAATTGGAGAGGAACAATCCCCAGAAGATGCAGAAGATGGGCCACCAGAGTTGTTGGTATGTTACAGATATTGAGCACAACTGAAATAGTTCATGATTTATTGTCCTCTTATCTgcttttcatctctgttttcctCCCTCTTTAAGTTTATTCATGGTGGTCACACTGCCAAGATATCTGATTTCTCCTGGAATCCCAACGAACCTTGGGTGATTTGTTCTGTATCAGAAGACAATATCATGCAAGTGTGGCAAATGGTAAGTGTTTAGATAAATGAAACCTAGTATTATTGTGTTTATATATACGTCAGTACAATTGGCAGCTCTGTTCAGTTTACTCCCACCATGTGACTTCACCTGTACATGATTAAGTGGCTACTCTTATCTGGTTGTCCCAGTGTCAACATCAAAGAGAACCATTTCTCCATGAAGCTTGCCTAGATTACAAAAACATTCCCTGCCATTTTATGCCCCAGTTGAAGGTGATCACCCTGCTTTGAATTTTCAGGGCACTTgggatttaataaaaataattgtaatgtcTGATAATGTTGCAATCCAAGAAATGATTACCTTCTGGACATGAATGGTGGTGATATTTGCATACACAATGTGAAtggacttaatgccactgaactatacagTTAAAAATGGTTACGATGATAAACTATGTTATATGTCTTTTACTACAGTTTAAAAAACAATAGCATGACTTTTAAATGACAGtggctgaataaatgaaaattattctaaagaaatatttaaattgtcTCAGAGTAGATCTAGAACCAGGAAGAAGCAAGTGCCAGAGGTGAGATTTTCGCTCAGCATGAGGAAAAGCATTCTGATATTCAGAGCTTTCCTATTAACGCTATTAATCAAAAATAAGTAAGATGGGAGTATTTGTGTCCTATGAGATTAACACATGTTCTGCATCCATACTTTGGAATATTATGTATCAAAAAGAAGTGTACTAGTTTTGTACACTATTCATGATACACTGATAAGCTGGAAAAAAGCAGATTGTAGAACAGCATGATAGAATTTCCTCATTAAAATTTGGGTTTCTAGTCTTATGTTTAATTATATGTAACTATTTGATAGAAGGCTATTTACCAAAATGTGGTTGGTATGTTTAGGGAATGCTTGTACTCTTGAGATTTCCTGAGTAGCAGAAGTCTCTATTGCTATTTATAAGTAGCCCCTTGTGCCCAAACTGGGGCAGAGGGGGGCGGCAAGGTTGTGAGAAAATTTACAGCCAAGTGGGACAAAGTGCTTGGGTAGCCTGAGCTATCAGAGCTTGACACTGGCCTCTGAAGTCTTGTGGGCGTGAGCCCTTGGTCACAGATCTGCCTCCGGGTGGTCAACATCAGGATTGAACTGTTCGACACCCCATTGGTGTCAGGGGAAAAGATACCACACAACTGTTGTCAGACTGCTCACACAATTGTATACATTCTTTGTCCCTGTAGTCTAGTTATAAGCTACGACTATCCCATCCTCTGCAGCATCTGTCCTAGTGGTTTGTGCATAGTAGATACTAAGAACAGCCAAGTAGTACATGTAGAGTTTACTTTATGCAAGAacagtttctcttttaaaaatatttataaattgagATTTGATTTTGAAACATGGTTTTTTTGCGGCCTGGGGATTCTTTTCTTCCCCCATGTACAATTCAGCGAATTTTAGTGTAGTCACagcattgtgcaaccatcactacaGTTAGTTACCCCAGAAACCACCCCCATACCCAGTAGTCATCCCTCCTGTTTGCCTCTAGTCCACCCAGTACTAGGCAGCCATCACCCtacttttatttatccattcatcagttgatggacatttatgtttttACTTATTATTATGATTAATGTCTGATTAAAAGattcaaggttaaaaaaaaagattcaaggtTGATTATCAAGACAAACAGTAACCATACTTCAGTTTGGGGGGAATATCTTAATGGGGAGGTGGTTGGCGTATGGCCAACTGCCTGTTTTTATTAGCCCACAACTATACTCATCCATTTGCAGGTGTCTATGTCTGCTTTTAGCAAACCACTGCAGAGTTGAATAGTTAAAACAGACTATATACCCCACAGACTGTCTTCCTGGCCTCATCTATTTTCAGCCTTAACTTCAAGAAGTAGCCTTCATGTTTCCTCAGTacccttttctctttgtttttggcAGGCAGAGAACATTTATAATGATGAAGACCCTGAAGGAAGTGTGGATCCGGAAGGACAAGGATCTTAGATCATGTCTGCACTTGTGATTTTTAGactccccttttcttcctctcaACTCTGAGATTGATTTAACACTGGTTTTGAGACACAGACTTTGTTTGGTTATCCCTCTATAATAAGTTCTGTCAACAATGTTATTAGTCCAAACAGAAGGTGTTTTCTAAATATTAACTGGGGGCTTCTTGATTCAGCAAAGCCACAGacttatatttaaattttctttagaaattttctAGTAACAGAGGTCTAAAAGTAGCCACAAAAGGGGGAATATTGTGtgtggttatttttctttttatgctatATCCCCAAGTTTTTCAGACTCATTTAAGTAAAGGCTAGAGTGAGTAAGAAATAGAGCCAAGTGAGGTAGGTGTCTGAGCCATGAAGTATAAATACTACAAGATGTTGTTTTTATTCAGGAAATAGGGGAGATTCAAGTCATACAAATTCCTACACGCCGAACTTTCCAGGATGCACATTTCCTTACATAGACCAGTCTCCTCTCAGTTTATTCAGTTAAGTCAAAACAATGTGTTCCCTCTTCCCCATATATTTTTGCTTGTTAGTGTATTTCTTGAGctgttttcatattatttctttcctttctgtgaaatggtttttaaaaaaacttgggACCACCAAGTTGTAAAGCTGTACGTTTTACCCGGCAGTTACCCCGCAGGCAGGCTGTCCAGCTAAGACGAGAAGAGTGAATCAATagcttgtatttgtttttaaaattaaattaatcctGGATaagagttgcttttttttttttttaaggagttagTCCTTGACCACTAGTTTGATACCATCTCTATTTtgggtgacctgtttcaccagcAGGCCTGTTACTCTCCTTGACTAACTGTGTAAGTGCTTATAATGGAATAAATTGCTTTTCTACATAACCCCATGCTGATGGGTTTTATTTAGTGTACAACATTCATCAAACACCAGTCTCTGGCTTCGAGAAGAGTTGTTCAAATGACAGTTATTTTCTGTGGTCTTTGACTACCAAGAGCAGAATTAAATATAGTAGACCCAGAGGTATAGAAAAGAGCTTTACTCCTTCCCCAGGGAAGCGAAAGACTAAAACCCTGCATCAGGTGTACAGATGAGGCTTTGGTAAAATAACATCCTTTTGAAATCTTATCTCTAGAGAACCACATGAACTTTCAAGAATGTTAGAGGCAGTGTGGCAGAGAGAATTTAAGGcagaatttaaattttgaaaaggtGTTTGACCTTTTCTCATAGAGGTTGAATCTCCTCAGTGTATTTCACTGGGGCCTGTACTTAGAGGTTAAAAAAGTAGGCTCTTGAAAGCCAAGTACCATAACCAGATAAAATGCTTGGTTCTTTGCCAAATACCCAGTCTAACTGAATAGATCACTCTCACCCAAAATCATTTTCATAAGGTAAGATATTTTAGGAAAGCTGGattggttcttttttgttttttttttttaagtgagtagTTCTTCTAGAGTGTAGTGAAAATACCTTGACACAAGAGTAAACCTACATGAATCAGCATAGATTTAAAAACTTTGTAAAGGAATTCAGTTAAAGTATAACACGGCACAAAAGGATCCAGATTGTAAACCATATACGGTTTACCCTTGAACAACGTGGGTTTGAAGTGCACAGGTCCACTTAACACAGATATTCTTCAATAGTAAATAACAATCCACAGAGGTGAAGGAATCTTTGATACAGAGGGCCAACTAAGTTATGTGCAGATTAAGCCCCacattgttcaagagtcaactgtaatgAAAATGAGGGTGCCTTTTTTACTTCACCTGTGTTCCTGAAAAACTTTCTGGTTTGGGTCAACACAAGGCAAGGTACATTTTTCACAATACTAGAGTGTGTCCATACATTCATCCTTTACTCCGTGTGCCTGTGGAAGGTTGCTGATGGCTGACAGGAGACTCATTTTTCCGTTCCTTAGTGCACTGACATCAGTATCAGTAACATGAAATAGAATACAGCTGAGTGGACTGACAGTATTCTGCTTCCAGCCAGCCCTAGAATCTTTTTAAACAGGTCAGCCAGTATTTGTAACTTTCCCAGAGAGAACTGCTTGCCAAATCCATGACACTCCCTTCTCTGTTTAGAAAAAAGTATGTCCAGAGGGTACTTAGTGATCCTTTGCTAagaagttttttttgtttcttggttaCAGATTCGGCAGTATGTTTCTAAACAGCCCCTGTAAGGTTGAGAGAAAAAAGGATAAGTTTAAACTTTGCAACTTAAAATAATACAGTATATAATAAagtttttgtggatttttttttttggctgcgctgtgtggcttgcaggatctcagttccctgaccaaggattgaccAGGCCCGGGAgcattgagtcctaaccactgaaccaccatgggaattcccagtatAAAGTTTTTAACAATAAATTTCTGAAGTTTAGTGCAGATATGTTAGGGAGAGCTTACTAGAGTGATTTGCATCTAATCAGGGATGACTTTGGTAGGGGCTTGCTAAAAATTTCATCTGCCCACATTAACTTTACCACAGGTATTACAAGATCAGAAATTCTGTAGTTTTGATTCTTTGGATTAATCATTGCCTTCTCCCAGTTGTACTCTTCATCTGATCCACACAAAGGTGTTTAACAGCTTGTTTTCTTCACTTACAGGGTTCTAGTAATCTCAAACAATAAGCATGGTCTGTTACACCTGGATAAAACACGGTAGAAGAAAATTCTAgtatgggagttccctggtggtctagttgtTAAGattcggtgctttcactgccgtgacTGGGGTTCAGTCCTTAGTCAGGAACTCTTGCAAACTGCagaggagcaaaaaaaaaaccctagtaaTTTAGGAAAAGCATCAGTTACAATAGTTAATTTGTATCCAAGATGTAGGATTAACTAGGAAACTAGTAAAAACTTACGGACTTAATCTAGTACCCAGTTTcatcttttttaatctttagtgTCTTGATCTAAGAGAAACTAGGACTTTATAAAGAATATGAGGACATATTGGAATGTAAAGAATCACTGGATAGGTATGTTGCTTGTTTCACAGACTAAGCAATATCATGTCCTTTGGTCTATAAACAACACCCTCTTCAGCTTTTTCAATGACTTGTTAACATGTTACTTTAGCCTTCTTGGCCTTCTTAGTCATAGTCTGAATTAGATGTCCTAACTGCCCTCTCTGCTAAAAACTTTATAAATAGCAGATGGGGTCAGGTAGGGTGAGGAAAGTAAGAATGCATAGAGCCTAGATGTTTTCTCCGGTTCCGGATTTCCTGGTGACGATCGGCATGTTTTAAGTCCTACTAGAAATTGAAACATTGCAAAGGAAGCCTGAATACTTAAACCAGGCAATTTGGAGGTATGTGTCCTCCTGTTATTCCTAAATGATGTAATTTGTTATTAGACACAATTCTTTTTTGAAGCATTAGTCTTGTTAGGAAAGCGACAGCAAGGCAGACTTGTAACCGCAAGTATCACCTTGAGACTGTGTCTCAATTCCACCTGTCTCAGAAGTGGGAGCATTAGCCTGTTCCAGGCTCTTAGGTAGCATagcccttcaaaaaaaaaaaaaaaaaaaacaaaaccattttcCTTCTGTTCATGGATGAGCACAATTTGACAgtttcccccaattttttttttcttcttttcactgtCAAGAGAAATTTCTCATGAGCAGCATCTGCCCTCCCCACCATTCCCTCAACCAGTGTTGGTTGAGATTTGGGGAGCAGCAAAAACTGACTTGTAAGTTGCGAGCTCTTCAGCAAGGCTGACTCTTAGCTGCTCCATCTCTTTGTTCTTCTGTTGCTGGAGTTGCACCCCGCTTCTTAGCTGCCTCtgtctttcttccatttcttccagcTGTTCCTGCATGAGGGTCAAGCACATCTCTAATGAGCCAAACAATAAAAACCTGATGTCCATTATTATAAAGCATTTCTTTACACACTATTTAATTTCCATAGCAGTGTTGAGATTGAGAAAATGAGATTCAGAGAACGTGttttgatgtttttgaaaatggTGACCCAAAAGCAGTCTTGCCTGAAGTACTGGGGAGGATTTTGACCACCTAATTGGTGAACTAAGAATTTTTATAGACCCTTAATGTGAAGTTTGTTTCCATTAAGATAATCAGTTTTTATAGTACCCTACAACTGTAAGCAGGTATCTTTGAATAACTGTATTTGAAGCTCCTTGAAGTCAGACATAGCTTTACTTAGTACTTAACCACAACATGACATGCAGGTAGATGCTATATTAATGAGGGTATCATAGTTGTTAATTTCCTGTATCCTTTGCTTCTTATATCAGGGCAATTTGTTCTAAAGTGCTAATTTGGAAAATGAAGGTGCTATGCCCTGGAGGCCCTTGAGTCTCAGATAACTTTCCCGTTATGGCAAAACCAGGCGGGATCATTCTACAAATTTTCTCTGCAGATTAATGTCTGCAGAATGACATTAAGGAAGATGTCAGCAAGTCAGTCTGTGGCTTGGCTGCTAGCTGGCGTGGATCCTCAGAAAGCATGG is a genomic window of Muntiacus reevesi chromosome 3, mMunRee1.1, whole genome shotgun sequence containing:
- the RBBP4 gene encoding histone-binding protein RBBP4 isoform X2; this encodes MADKEAFDDAVEERVINEEYKIWKKNTPFLYDLVMTHALEWPSLTAQWLPDVTRPEGKDFSIHRLVLGTHTSDEQNHLVIASVQLPNDDAQFDASHYDSEKGEFGGFGSVSGKIEIEIKINHEGEVNRARYMPQNPCIIATKTPSSDVLVFDYTKHPSKPDPSGECNPDLRLRGHQKEGYGLSWNPNLSGHLLSASDDHTICLWDISAVPKEGKVVDAKTIFTGHTAVVEDVSWHLLHESLFGSVADDQKLMIWDTRSNNTSKPSHSVDAHTAEVNCLSFNPYSEFILATGSADKTVALWDLRNLKLKLHSFESHKDEIFQVQWSPHNETILASSGTDRRLNVWDLSKIGEEQSPEDAEDGPPELLFIHGGHTAKISDFSWNPNEPWVICSVSEDNIMQVWQMAENIYNDEDPEGSVDPEGQGS
- the RBBP4 gene encoding histone-binding protein RBBP4 isoform X1: MADKEAAFDDAVEERVINEEYKIWKKNTPFLYDLVMTHALEWPSLTAQWLPDVTRPEGKDFSIHRLVLGTHTSDEQNHLVIASVQLPNDDAQFDASHYDSEKGEFGGFGSVSGKIEIEIKINHEGEVNRARYMPQNPCIIATKTPSSDVLVFDYTKHPSKPDPSGECNPDLRLRGHQKEGYGLSWNPNLSGHLLSASDDHTICLWDISAVPKEGKVVDAKTIFTGHTAVVEDVSWHLLHESLFGSVADDQKLMIWDTRSNNTSKPSHSVDAHTAEVNCLSFNPYSEFILATGSADKTVALWDLRNLKLKLHSFESHKDEIFQVQWSPHNETILASSGTDRRLNVWDLSKIGEEQSPEDAEDGPPELLFIHGGHTAKISDFSWNPNEPWVICSVSEDNIMQVWQMAENIYNDEDPEGSVDPEGQGS